A genome region from Aliivibrio salmonicida LFI1238 includes the following:
- a CDS encoding polysaccharide biosynthesis protein produces the protein MLNLNVIWSLSRYKKRLISLIIDLFFIALSFLGAYWVRIGQVKALPSVEGQYVLVSTVIITLLIFTKLGLYRAVLRYLGLHVLALVGLGTVLSAIAMAGLAFLFDADIPRSVPIIYGSFLAISVGGSRLIIRSLVAQSSNKSGNPVLIYGAGSAGRQLALALRQSRTHKVVGFVDEDPTLQNTMMMGLYVYTAACAEKIIINHGVKQILLAIPSASRRRRKKVLDTISLLPVEIRTVPDMSDIVAGNASIDELKDVSIDDLLGRDPVAPQQALMEANIKDKVVMVTGAGGSIGSELCRQIVRNKPKALVLFELSEFALYQIDRELSLLVEAEGLGIQIIPLLGSVQRINRLSKVMGSFKVQTVYHAAAYKHVPLVEYNVVEGVRNNVFGTNYTARAAIEAKVESFVLISTDKAVRPTNIMGTTKRMAELGLQALAEQQNKIRAKDATAGTRFCMVRFGNVLGSSGSVVPVFKRQIENREPITVTHEEITRFFMTIPEAAQLVIQAGAMGKGGDVFVLDMGESVKIVDLAKNLIRLSGLEVKDESNPYGDIEIHYTGLRPGEKLYEELLIGDNVGSTAHERIMTAQEDFLPLDEYNALLDKLDTVCHNFDHEGIRQLLLDAPTGFNPVDGIGDLVWKAEEQDALL, from the coding sequence ATGCTTAATTTAAACGTCATTTGGTCTCTATCTCGCTATAAAAAACGCCTTATCAGCTTAATTATTGATTTATTTTTTATTGCTCTCTCTTTTCTTGGTGCTTATTGGGTTCGTATTGGACAAGTTAAGGCTTTGCCTTCAGTAGAAGGTCAGTATGTTTTAGTTAGTACCGTTATTATTACCTTACTGATTTTTACAAAGTTAGGCCTATATCGAGCAGTATTAAGATACTTAGGTTTACATGTATTGGCTTTAGTCGGGTTAGGTACGGTGTTATCTGCGATTGCGATGGCTGGCTTAGCATTTTTGTTTGATGCAGACATTCCTCGCTCTGTTCCTATTATCTATGGATCTTTTTTAGCGATTAGTGTTGGCGGTAGCCGCCTTATTATTCGTAGCTTAGTTGCACAATCATCAAATAAATCGGGTAATCCAGTATTAATTTATGGAGCGGGCAGTGCTGGTCGTCAGCTAGCGTTAGCACTACGTCAATCAAGAACGCATAAAGTCGTGGGTTTTGTTGATGAAGACCCTACCTTACAAAATACCATGATGATGGGTTTGTATGTGTATACCGCGGCTTGTGCAGAAAAAATAATAATCAACCATGGCGTAAAACAAATACTACTAGCGATACCAAGTGCGTCTCGTCGCCGTCGTAAAAAAGTGTTAGATACCATTTCATTATTGCCTGTTGAGATACGGACTGTTCCTGATATGTCAGATATCGTTGCAGGCAACGCGAGTATTGATGAGCTTAAAGATGTCTCTATTGATGATCTGTTAGGTCGAGATCCCGTTGCGCCACAGCAAGCTTTAATGGAGGCTAACATCAAAGATAAAGTCGTTATGGTCACTGGTGCGGGTGGTTCTATTGGCTCTGAATTGTGCCGCCAGATTGTTCGTAATAAACCTAAAGCGTTGGTGTTATTTGAGTTATCTGAATTCGCGTTGTATCAAATTGATAGAGAGCTATCTTTGCTTGTTGAGGCTGAAGGCTTAGGTATTCAAATTATTCCACTGTTAGGTTCGGTTCAACGTATTAACCGCTTATCTAAAGTGATGGGAAGCTTTAAAGTTCAAACGGTATATCACGCAGCCGCTTATAAACACGTACCATTAGTTGAGTACAATGTCGTTGAAGGGGTTCGTAATAACGTCTTTGGTACTAACTACACAGCTCGTGCTGCGATTGAAGCAAAAGTAGAATCGTTTGTTTTAATCTCTACTGATAAAGCGGTTCGCCCTACCAATATAATGGGCACAACTAAGCGTATGGCTGAGTTAGGTCTGCAAGCGTTGGCAGAGCAGCAAAACAAGATCCGTGCAAAAGATGCAACAGCAGGGACTCGTTTTTGTATGGTGCGTTTTGGTAATGTATTAGGGTCGTCGGGTTCTGTTGTACCCGTATTTAAGCGTCAAATTGAAAACCGTGAACCTATTACCGTTACTCATGAAGAGATCACTCGTTTCTTTATGACGATTCCTGAAGCCGCGCAATTAGTGATTCAAGCGGGGGCGATGGGTAAGGGGGGTGATGTGTTTGTTCTTGATATGGGAGAGTCAGTCAAAATAGTTGATTTGGCAAAAAACTTAATTCGTCTTTCTGGTTTAGAAGTGAAAGATGAATCAAATCCATATGGTGATATTGAGATTCACTACACGGGCTTACGTCCAGGTGAAAAACTGTATGAAGAATTGCTAATCGGTGACAATGTTGGTTCAACGGCCCATGAACGTATCATGACGGCACAAGAAGATTTTTTACCATTAGATGAATACAATGCGTTGTTAGATAAATTAGATACCGTTTGTCATAATTTTGACCATGAAGGGATACGTCAGTTGCTTCTTGATGCGCCGACTGGGTTTAATCCGGTTGATGGAATAGGGGATTTGGTTTGGAAGGCTGAAGAGCAGGACGCTTTGCTTTGA
- a CDS encoding NAD-dependent epimerase/dehydratase family protein: MTKNVLITGGAGFIGSNLALDLIDKGCNVTVLDNLSPQIHGENPELSPLYCSIKGKVRFIQGTVESRDDWLEALKDIDTVVHLAAETGTGQSMYQIKKYSDINIGGSAIFLDLLANEPHNITKMVIASSRSIYGEGKYLCSEHGIVYPNARNDEDMKHDDFNVKCPLCSINVELLATDEESKIHPSSIYGVTKQVQEQMFMITGESLDIPTVSLRFQNVYGAGQSLSNPYTGILSIFSTRIKNGNDINIFEDGLESRDFVYIDDVVDSIVLSIFNENANYQIFNVGSGVCTDVLSVAETLKSVYESSSNILISSNYRVGDIRHNFADLTLIKSKIGFEPKVDFVSGMRKFTAWVNQQEVQADLYESSIAEMKSKGLYK, translated from the coding sequence ATGACTAAGAATGTATTAATCACAGGTGGTGCAGGCTTTATTGGCTCAAATTTGGCGCTGGATTTAATAGATAAAGGCTGTAATGTCACAGTACTTGATAATTTATCACCGCAGATACATGGAGAAAATCCTGAATTATCACCTTTGTATTGTTCAATAAAAGGTAAAGTTCGATTTATTCAAGGTACTGTGGAATCTCGTGACGACTGGCTAGAAGCATTGAAAGATATTGATACTGTTGTTCATTTAGCGGCAGAGACCGGAACTGGACAGTCGATGTACCAAATAAAAAAATATTCAGATATCAATATTGGTGGTAGCGCGATATTTTTAGATTTACTTGCTAATGAACCACATAACATCACTAAGATGGTAATTGCCTCTTCACGATCTATTTACGGGGAAGGTAAGTATTTATGTTCAGAACACGGCATTGTGTATCCTAACGCCCGCAATGATGAAGATATGAAGCATGATGATTTTAATGTTAAGTGCCCTTTATGCTCCATTAATGTTGAATTGCTTGCTACTGATGAAGAAAGCAAAATACATCCTTCTTCTATTTATGGTGTAACGAAACAAGTTCAAGAACAAATGTTTATGATCACAGGGGAAAGTTTAGATATTCCTACCGTGTCATTAAGATTTCAAAATGTATATGGCGCTGGTCAGTCATTATCTAATCCATACACAGGTATCTTATCTATTTTTTCAACGAGAATTAAAAATGGTAATGATATCAATATATTTGAAGATGGTTTGGAAAGTCGTGATTTTGTTTATATCGATGATGTAGTCGATTCTATTGTACTCTCTATTTTCAATGAGAATGCAAATTATCAAATCTTTAATGTTGGTTCTGGGGTCTGTACAGACGTATTGAGCGTTGCAGAGACATTGAAGAGTGTTTATGAGTCTAGTTCTAATATACTGATTAGTAGCAATTATCGTGTTGGAGATATTCGACATAATTTTGCCGATCTTACTTTAATTAAATCGAAAATCGGATTTGAACCTAAAGTTGATTTTGTTAGTGGTATGCGAAAATTTACTGCTTGGGTTAATCAACAAGAAGTTCAAGCTGACTTGTATGAAAGCTCCATTGCTGAAATGAAGTCAAAAGGCTTGTATAAATAA
- a CDS encoding NAD-dependent epimerase/dehydratase family protein: MPKICTTNFRPEAVLLTGVSGFIGSVVNKYLDYRCLVASRELDEKSSNSRQILMSDLFDSKKTSIIFAQIEQVIHLAGLAHNHLFTDADYQSVNVDGTLHLANEAAKAGVKRFVFVSSIRVNGTSTTNTPFSILSDLQPHNAYAQSKYDAEIGLKKIAKETGMELVIVRPTLVYGPNAPGNFGTLTRLVNKVPLLPFGLTQNKRDFISVQNLADLLVTCAKHPNAGGHTFLASESETVSIKGFTNAIAKGLGTNLIQLPVPVSLMRLGAKLLGKSLMVEQLVGNLEVDSSNLKDVLGWTPPYTMEQTMASLSETLSESKQ; the protein is encoded by the coding sequence TTGCCGAAAATATGCACAACTAATTTTAGACCTGAAGCGGTATTGTTAACCGGAGTCAGTGGGTTTATTGGTTCTGTTGTAAATAAATATCTTGATTATCGCTGTTTAGTTGCTAGTCGAGAATTAGATGAAAAATCATCTAATTCTCGACAGATATTAATGTCTGATCTATTCGATTCAAAAAAAACATCAATCATTTTTGCACAGATAGAACAAGTCATACATTTAGCTGGTCTTGCTCACAATCATTTATTTACTGACGCAGATTATCAATCGGTTAATGTTGATGGAACCTTACATTTAGCCAATGAAGCCGCTAAAGCTGGCGTTAAACGTTTCGTTTTTGTCAGTTCTATTCGTGTTAATGGCACATCAACCACCAATACCCCTTTTTCTATTCTGTCTGATTTGCAACCACATAATGCGTATGCGCAATCAAAATATGATGCTGAAATTGGCTTAAAAAAAATAGCTAAAGAAACAGGCATGGAATTGGTTATTGTTCGGCCGACATTAGTCTATGGTCCTAATGCCCCTGGTAATTTTGGCACTTTAACGCGTTTGGTTAATAAAGTGCCTCTCTTACCATTTGGTCTAACTCAGAATAAGCGCGATTTTATTTCTGTACAGAACCTAGCTGATTTATTGGTGACGTGTGCGAAACATCCCAATGCAGGTGGTCATACTTTTTTAGCGTCTGAAAGTGAAACGGTGTCTATTAAAGGATTTACTAATGCCATAGCTAAAGGACTTGGTACAAACTTAATACAGTTACCGGTGCCGGTTAGCTTAATGCGTTTAGGCGCTAAGCTACTTGGTAAATCACTAATGGTTGAACAATTAGTTGGTAACCTTGAAGTGGATTCTTCTAATTTAAAAGATGTACTGGGTTGGACTCCACCTTATACAATGGAACAAACAATGGCTTCACTTTCAGAGACACTATCAGAGAGCAAACAATGA
- a CDS encoding sugar transferase yields MIRIIDFFAAFFGLLFLWPVLLIVTIIGLFDTGSPIFIQERVGRNKKPFKLIKFRTMSVETKSVASHLANNASITKLGNFLRKTKIDELPQLINVVKGEMSLVGPRPNLFNQDDLIKERDALGVYDVLPGVTGLAQVQNIDMSTPQLLAKTDKQMIDTLTIKDYFKYIIMTATGSGSGDAVK; encoded by the coding sequence ATGATACGTATTATCGATTTCTTCGCAGCCTTTTTCGGTTTGCTTTTCTTATGGCCAGTTCTGCTTATCGTAACTATTATTGGCTTGTTTGATACCGGTTCCCCAATCTTCATTCAAGAACGAGTAGGGCGTAATAAAAAGCCGTTTAAACTTATTAAGTTTCGCACTATGTCTGTTGAAACTAAATCGGTAGCTAGCCACTTAGCAAATAATGCATCAATCACAAAGCTTGGTAATTTTTTGCGCAAGACCAAAATTGATGAGTTGCCTCAGCTCATCAACGTGGTGAAAGGTGAAATGAGCTTGGTTGGCCCTCGTCCAAACTTATTTAACCAAGACGATCTAATTAAAGAGCGTGATGCATTAGGGGTATATGATGTACTTCCCGGTGTAACAGGTTTAGCTCAAGTTCAAAATATCGATATGTCTACACCACAATTGTTAGCTAAAACTGACAAGCAGATGATTGATACGTTAACCATTAAAGATTACTTTAAATACATCATCATGACAGCGACAGGCAGTGGCTCGGGTGATGCGGTAAAATAA
- a CDS encoding acyltransferase, protein MLFKILWIIRGLIYKPFLGEFKLPSYIGKPIFISHFSRIFIAKRVRIFPGARIEPVDNESSIVFEENISIGQNFHITSKGKLTIGENTTILENVMITNIDHDYTEIGVHILKQKYITKQTSIGPNCFIGYGAVIQAGTILGTQCIVGANSVVRGTYPDYCVIVGVPAKIIKRYDPIDMIWKKTDTVGNFI, encoded by the coding sequence ATGTTATTTAAAATTTTATGGATTATCAGAGGATTAATATATAAGCCTTTTTTAGGTGAGTTTAAGTTACCTTCTTATATTGGAAAGCCTATTTTTATAAGCCATTTTAGTCGTATATTTATAGCTAAAAGAGTCAGGATATTTCCTGGCGCTCGAATAGAGCCTGTTGATAATGAATCCTCAATTGTTTTTGAAGAAAATATTTCTATTGGTCAAAATTTCCATATAACTTCTAAAGGAAAATTAACAATTGGGGAAAATACAACTATTTTAGAAAATGTTATGATTACTAATATAGATCATGATTATACTGAAATAGGTGTACATATTCTAAAGCAAAAGTATATTACTAAGCAGACTTCAATAGGTCCTAATTGTTTTATAGGATATGGTGCTGTGATACAAGCTGGTACAATTTTAGGTACGCAATGTATAGTAGGTGCGAACTCGGTGGTTAGAGGAACTTACCCTGACTATTGCGTTATAGTCGGTGTCCCAGCAAAAATTATTAAACGTTATGATCCAATTGATATGATTTGGAAAAAAACAGACACTGTTGGAAATTTTATTTAG